In a single window of the Pocillopora verrucosa isolate sample1 chromosome 4, ASM3666991v2, whole genome shotgun sequence genome:
- the LOC131788517 gene encoding protein STPG3, protein MPSFNPLPKAAQTAVGKLTYTFAPSPLKTKTHIPALPTIPPPVSTITQSYRPKVPVKLATVSLVGRRDHSKNAPSVLTEEKEDETFASLEECLQSRPPLQLDLTGPKPTSYDPPISLPWETSSPCYTMRPKTQPERDRGGDRVAWSKQWIASPDIWTFRANFDSRYTWPSPAHYTSRNTVGSPQFVLSQSPSHTFGKRREFSISKKGSEDEPAPNQYNHNKAKEKLLNKSPSYSIQQGRRGGTVFWMAREPVPGPGSYNPHVYRTSSKRCAPAFTMSRTPREIGITQNCTF, encoded by the exons ATGCCTTCTTTTAATCCGTTGCCGAAAGCTGCACAGACGGCGGTGGGCAAACTTACTTACACTTTTGCGCCATCTCCTCTGAAGACTAAAACTCACATTCCAGCGTTGCCGACAATTCCACCACCAGTTAGCACAATAACGCAGTCATATCGACCCAAGGTTCCCGTCAAATTAGCCACAGTAAGCTTAGTTGGAAG AAGAGATCACTCCAAGAATGCTCCGAGTGTGTTGACTGAGGAAAAGGAAGACGAAACTTTTGCAA GTCTTGAGGAATGCTTGCAGTCTCGTCCTCCACTGCAACTGGATCTGACAGGTCCTAAGCCTACAAGTTATGACCCACCTATAAGTCTACCATGGGAAACTTCATCACCATGTTATACGATGAGACCCAAAACACAGCCAGAGAGAG ATAGAGGAGGTGACAGAGTAGCTTGGAGCAAACAGTGGATTGCCAGTCCAGATATCTGGACATTTAGAGCAAACTTTGATAGCAGG TATACCTGGCCATCTCCTGCTCATTACACCTCTAGAAATACTGTGGGAAGTCCACAGTTTGTTCTATCCCAGTCACCTTCACATACATTTGGAAAAAGAAGGGAATTCTCTATATCCAAGAAAG GTTCAGAAGATGAACCAGCCCCAAACCAGTACAACCACAACAAAGCAAAGGAGAAGTTGTTGAATAAATCACCATCCTATTCAATTCAGCAAGGTAGACGAGGTGGAACAGTGTTTTGGATGGCTAGAG AGCCTGTTCCAGGTCCTGGGTCATACAATCCTCATGTGTATCGCACAAGTTCTAAGCGCTGTGCCCCAGCCTTCACAATGTCAAGGACACCCAGAGAGATTGGAATCACTCAAAACTGTACCTTTTGA
- the LOC131788514 gene encoding synaptotagmin-6 — protein MFIASWIIAYVLVGVLLVITLVYVGFLAFKAYSIRQDIKRAHSYRYILRTPSEDFEISSATDGSPSPKLLEASVRPPTQPPYFVGDVQTVHIQPRLVRRSPTDFTPSASPATPLTPKSPGTPGFFDDLGTLDPSLYTMVAEESGCSTSESGSPLTHNLGQAHFKVNFDQHRSILSVKLVKAMNLSPLGKDWSKPCNPYVIVQLLPDYRHQLQSTVHKKTTNPRFDETFEFELSYKELQLQTLWLTFLSFDTSSRHEVIGQVLLPLADLSLSQDNTYRTDIRPSLKKQVALGELMVSLGYLKSAERLTVVVIKARNLPAVNIKGTDPYVKVYLLMAGKRVKKKKTTVRKGTLNPVFNEAVSFDISVDAMNSVDLLLSVMHENEVIGCVSLGAHATGKELGHWREVRTANKPVAHWHVLQDPKKFY, from the exons ATGTTCATAGCATCATGGATCATAGCCTATGTACTTGTTGGTGTGCTGCTGGTAATAACGCTTGTCTACGTCGGATTTCTGGCTTTCAAAGCTTACAGCATCCGGCAAGACATAAAGCGCGCTCATAGTTATCGGTATATCTTGAGAACGCCTTCGGAAGACTTCGAAATTTCTTCGGCTACCGATGGATCCCCGAGTCCTAAGCTTTTGGAAGCTTCAGTCAGACCACCAACTCAGCCTCCTTACTTTG ttGGTGATGTGCAGACGGTTCACATTCAGCCCCGTCTCGTTAGGCGCTCCCCCACGGATTTCACACCATCCGCCAGTCCTGCAACTCCACTGACACCAAAGTCGCCCGGAACTCCGGGTTTCTTCGATGACTTAGGAACCCTGGATCCCAGTCTTTACACAATGGTAGCGGAG GAAAGTGGATGCTCTACTTCCGAATCTGGATCCCCTTTAACTCACAATCTTGGCCAGGCTCATTTCAAAGTCAATTTCGATCAGCATCGTTCAATCCTGTCAGTAAAGCTCGTGAAAGCCATGAACCTGTCACCGCTCGGAAAGGACTGGAGCAAGCCATGTAATCCTTACGTCATAGTGCAACTGCTTCCTGATTACAGACATCAACTGCAGTCTACTGTGCACAAAAAGACTACCAACCCTCGTTTTGACGAGACGTTTGAATTTGAG TTGTCTTATAAGGAACTCCAGTTGCAAACCCTATGGCTGACGTTCCTCTCGTTTGACACGTCTTCCCGTCACGAGGTGATTGGCCAAGTATTGTTGCCGCTGGCTGATTTATCACTCTCTCAAGACAACACATATCGAACTGATATTAGACCGAGTCTTAAG AAACAAGTAGCGTTAGGGGAACTGATGGTCTCTCTTGGTTACCTCAAGTCGGCGGAGAGGTTGACTGTTGTCGTCATTAAGGCTCGCAATCTACCAGCGGTTAATATTAAGGGAACAG ATCCCTATGTTAAAGTCTATCTGCTAATGGCAGGAAAACGggtaaaaaagaagaaaacgacCGTTAGGAAAGGAACATTGAACCCTGTGTTCAACGAAGCCGTATCGTTCGACATATCAGTAGACGCCATGAACTCTGTGGACCTACTGCTGTCTGTTATGCATGAAAACGAGGTTATCGGTTGCGTGTCACTCGGTGCCCACGCCACCGGAAAAGAACTCGGACACTGGCGGGAGGTACGCACTGCCAACAAACCTGTTGCACACTGGCACGTGTTACAAGACCCAAAAAAGTTTTATTAG
- the LOC131788518 gene encoding protein SLC31A2-like isoform X1, protein MSRGLPCNLKSIKLTTVVLILLENPESAIGIQFWASAFTSSCNPTHFAVLKISIYTMTLNFVGEMQVLLRQWKVTSINGLGGSLIAVFSLAVLYEFMSSYHRYLGLPNGTGNTTKEFKGNKRILDHLLRTSSYLLSAVTGYLLMLVVNTFNVWLFMSVVVGLGFGFFLSNPLYITYRNLEVQRRTHDQRNNNGVIRRSRCDKQKEKSPT, encoded by the exons ATGTCACGTGGTCTCCCGTGTAATTTAAAATCCATCAAGTTGACAACGGTAGTGTTGATCCTGTTAGAAAATCCTGAATCTGCCATCGGGATACAGTTTTGGGCCAGTGCTTTCACCTCGTCTTGCAATCCGACTCATTTCGCAGTTCTCAAGATTTCG ATTTACACCATGACGCTTAATTTTGTTGGAGAGATGCAAGTGCTTCTGCGGCAGTGGAAGGTCACTTCTATAAACG GGTTAGGTGGATCATTGATAGCAGTGTTTTCCCTTGCTGTACTGTATGAGTTCATGTCGTCATATCATAGGTACCTCGGCCTACCTAATGGAACAGGAAATACCACAAAAGAGTTCAAAGGAAACAAGAG GATACTTGATCACCTCCTGAGGACAAGTTCTTATCTTCTGTCAGCCGTAACAGGTTACTTGTTGATGCTTGTGGTGAACACTTTCAACGTTTGGCTCTTTATGTCTGTTGTGGTTGGGTTAGGCTTTGGTTTCTTTCTATCGAATCCGTTGTACATAACGTATCGCAATTTGGAGGTACAACGAAGAACACATGATCAGAGAAACAACAATGGCGTTATAAGGCGATCAAGATGCGACAAGCAGAAGGAAAAATCGCCGACTTGA
- the LOC131788518 gene encoding protein SLC31A2-like isoform X2 — translation MFLRRKRQKKKRIYTMTLNFVGEMQVLLRQWKVTSINGLGGSLIAVFSLAVLYEFMSSYHRYLGLPNGTGNTTKEFKGNKRILDHLLRTSSYLLSAVTGYLLMLVVNTFNVWLFMSVVVGLGFGFFLSNPLYITYRNLEVQRRTHDQRNNNGVIRRSRCDKQKEKSPT, via the exons ATGTTCTTGAGAAggaaacggcaaaaaaaaaaaagg ATTTACACCATGACGCTTAATTTTGTTGGAGAGATGCAAGTGCTTCTGCGGCAGTGGAAGGTCACTTCTATAAACG GGTTAGGTGGATCATTGATAGCAGTGTTTTCCCTTGCTGTACTGTATGAGTTCATGTCGTCATATCATAGGTACCTCGGCCTACCTAATGGAACAGGAAATACCACAAAAGAGTTCAAAGGAAACAAGAG GATACTTGATCACCTCCTGAGGACAAGTTCTTATCTTCTGTCAGCCGTAACAGGTTACTTGTTGATGCTTGTGGTGAACACTTTCAACGTTTGGCTCTTTATGTCTGTTGTGGTTGGGTTAGGCTTTGGTTTCTTTCTATCGAATCCGTTGTACATAACGTATCGCAATTTGGAGGTACAACGAAGAACACATGATCAGAGAAACAACAATGGCGTTATAAGGCGATCAAGATGCGACAAGCAGAAGGAAAAATCGCCGACTTGA